Proteins encoded within one genomic window of Coleofasciculus chthonoplastes PCC 7420:
- a CDS encoding sensor histidine kinase, whose translation MATLSHELRTPLNSILGLAKLLPMRRLNEEKMARALETISRNTQSLAQLIEDVLDMSDIITGELTLHVSSVELLPIIERAMASMRAAAEAKALQIEIQLDTEVAPILGDASRLQQIMWNLLSNAVKFTPKGGQIQVRLEQIEDQAQIQVSDTGIGIHAEFLPYVFDRFRQEDGSLTRSHGGIGMGLAIVRYLVELQGGTVWAESPGSGQGATFTVRFPIFPQGRRQKAEGRRQGTGGKRQKRIAVVK comes from the coding sequence CTGGCAACCCTTTCCCACGAACTCCGCACACCCCTGAATTCAATCCTGGGTTTAGCCAAGCTTCTACCCATGCGCCGCTTGAATGAAGAGAAGATGGCGCGGGCGCTGGAGACGATTTCTCGCAATACTCAATCCTTGGCGCAACTGATTGAAGATGTCCTGGATATGTCGGATATTATCACCGGAGAATTGACGCTGCATGTCTCGTCGGTGGAACTACTGCCGATTATTGAACGGGCGATGGCTTCTATGCGGGCGGCGGCTGAGGCAAAGGCACTGCAAATCGAGATTCAGTTAGATACTGAAGTTGCTCCCATATTAGGGGATGCCAGCCGCTTACAGCAAATTATGTGGAATTTACTCTCCAATGCGGTCAAATTCACACCCAAGGGAGGACAGATTCAGGTTCGCTTAGAACAGATTGAGGATCAGGCGCAAATCCAGGTAAGTGATACCGGGATTGGGATTCATGCTGAGTTTCTCCCCTATGTCTTTGATCGCTTCCGTCAAGAAGACGGTTCACTGACGCGATCGCACGGCGGTATAGGGATGGGATTAGCGATCGTGCGTTACCTAGTGGAACTACAAGGCGGTACCGTGTGGGCAGAAAGTCCCGGATCAGGTCAGGGTGCCACATTCACTGTGCGCTTTCCCATCTTTCCTCAAGGCAGAAGGCAGAAGGCAGAAGGCAGAAGGCAGGGGACAGGAGGAAAGAGGCAAAAGAGAATCGCCGTAGTCAAGTAG
- a CDS encoding type II toxin-antitoxin system RelE/ParE family toxin, with translation MEVSFSSSFKRAFKKRIKGNPDLETRFWQKLEQFTVDPFEPSLKTHKLSGKLKDLWSFSVDYDERVLFYFTEDGKAVCVDIGSHDEVY, from the coding sequence GTGGAAGTCAGTTTCAGCTCTTCGTTTAAACGTGCATTCAAAAAACGCATTAAGGGTAATCCAGATTTAGAAACAAGGTTTTGGCAAAAATTAGAACAGTTTACGGTAGATCCATTCGAGCCAAGTTTGAAAACACACAAACTATCAGGCAAGCTTAAAGATTTATGGAGTTTCAGTGTAGATTACGATGAGAGGGTATTGTTCTACTTTACAGAAGATGGAAAGGCTGTTTGTGTAGATATTGGCAGCCATGATGAAGTGTATTAA